In Nicotiana tabacum cultivar K326 chromosome 17, ASM71507v2, whole genome shotgun sequence, one DNA window encodes the following:
- the LOC107821590 gene encoding putative magnesium transporter NIPA9 gives MWESICLTVAATAGNNIGKVLQKKGTLILPPLSFKLKVIKAYAFNKAWIIGLLMDLFGAVLMLRALSLAPVSVIQPVSGCGLAILSVFSHFYLKEIMNVIDWIGITLAGIGTIAVGAGGEEQQASAISIFHLPWLACAVAILFVLLNGWLRIYRRQRREQELMQYEVIEEIIYGLESGILFGISAVISKMGFLFLEQGFSKLLVPICISISICCSASGFVCQTRGLKHGRAIVVSTCAAVASIVTGVLAGMLALGERLPSAPTSRLWLLLGWMCIILGVILLVASTRLMRSLPRSWRRVLRSGVDKNLGVRQSVQSRSRDTSPSAVIQASTLHHLIATPSKAKA, from the exons ATGTGGGAATCAATCTGCCTAACGGTAGCGGCGACGGCTGGTAACAATATCGGCAAGGTTCTTCAGAAGAAGGGCACTCTCATTCTCCCTCCTTTATCTTTCAAGCTCAAG GTGATAAAAGCTTATGCTTTCAACAAGGCATGGATCATTGGTTTACTTATGGATTTGTTTGGAGCAGTCTTGATGTTGCGAGCACTATCTCTTGCCCCA GTATCGGTCATTCAACCAGTTTCTGGCTGTGGACTTGCTATACTTTCagtcttttcccatttttatctAAAGGAGATCATGAATGTTATTGATTGGATAGGAATTACCTTGGCGGGCATTGGCACCATAG CTGTTGGTGCCGGAGGGGAGGAACAGCAGGCTTCGGCTATCTCAATTTTTCATCTACCATGGCTGGCATGTGCTGTTGCAATCTTGTTT GTTCTCCTTAATGGATGGCTTCGAATTTATAGACGCCAGCGAAGAGAGCAAGAGTTG ATGCAATATGAAGTAATCGAGGAAATTATATATGGACTGGAATCTGGCATTTTGTTTGG GATTTCAGCCGTGATATCAAAGATGGGATTTTTATTCTTGGAGCAGGGATTTTCCAAGTTATTGGTGCCCATTTGCATTTCAATAAGCATTTGCTGTAGTGCTTCTGGTTTTGTTTGTCAG ACACGTGGCTTGAAGCATGGAAGGGCAATTGTAGTGTCCACATGTGCGGCTGTTGCATCAATTGTAACTGGTGTACTTGCTGGTATGCTTGCTTTGGGTGAACGATTGCCTTCAGCACCAACATCTCGTCTCTGGCTTTTGCTTGGATG GATGTGCATCATTCTTGGTGTGATTCTGCTGGTTGCTTCAACACGACTGATGCGAAGCCTTCCACGGTCTTGGAGACGTGTTCTAAGAAGTGGGGTTGACAAAAACTTGGGAGTAAGGCAATCTGTGCAAAGCCGGAGTAGAGATACTAGTCCTAGCGCTGTTATCCAGGCATCAACTTTACATCATTTGATAGCAACTCCATCTAAAGCAAAGGCTTGA